A genomic segment from Paramixta manurensis encodes:
- a CDS encoding UDP-glucose dehydrogenase family protein → MKVTVFGIGYVGLVQAAVLAEVGHDVLCIDVDEAKVENLKQGLIPIFEPGLTPLVMQNYEAGRLNFSTNAEEGVKHGVMQFIAVGTPPDEDGSADLKYVTAVARTIAQYMDEHKVVLDKSTVPVGTADKVRSVMQETLNARGVELTFDVVSNPEFLKEGAAVSDCMRPERIVVGTDNEDVVDLLRELYEPFNRNHDRMILMDIRSAELTKYAANCMLATKISFMNEISNLAERLGADVEKVRQGIGSDPRIGYHFIYPGCGYGGSCFPKDVQALIRTAESIGYNSRLLQAVEDVNDAQKMKLPAFIKRHFGEDLKGKTFALWGLAFKPNTDDMREASSRVLMETLWAAGATVQAFDPEAMDEAQRIYGHRSDLRLMGTKEAALQGCDGLVICTEWQSFRAPDFDLIKKSLKQPVIFDGRNLYDPERINKRGFTYYAIGRGESIKLAG, encoded by the coding sequence ATGAAAGTCACCGTATTTGGTATCGGCTATGTCGGGCTCGTTCAGGCCGCGGTATTGGCCGAAGTCGGACATGACGTTCTTTGCATCGATGTCGACGAAGCAAAAGTCGAAAATTTGAAACAGGGTCTCATCCCTATTTTTGAACCGGGTTTAACGCCGCTGGTCATGCAAAACTACGAGGCTGGCCGCCTTAACTTCAGCACCAATGCGGAAGAGGGCGTAAAACATGGCGTGATGCAATTTATCGCGGTAGGCACGCCGCCGGACGAAGATGGTTCTGCCGATCTTAAGTATGTTACCGCCGTGGCGCGTACCATTGCTCAGTATATGGATGAGCATAAAGTGGTGCTGGATAAATCCACCGTTCCGGTGGGTACTGCGGATAAAGTACGCAGCGTAATGCAGGAAACCCTTAATGCGCGCGGCGTTGAACTAACGTTCGATGTGGTTTCCAATCCGGAATTCTTGAAAGAAGGCGCCGCCGTCAGCGATTGTATGCGTCCTGAGCGTATTGTTGTCGGGACGGATAACGAAGATGTGGTTGATTTGCTGCGTGAGCTCTATGAGCCGTTTAATCGTAACCACGATCGTATGATCCTGATGGATATTCGTAGCGCTGAACTGACAAAATATGCGGCCAACTGCATGCTGGCGACCAAGATCAGCTTTATGAATGAAATTTCCAATCTTGCGGAACGATTGGGTGCTGATGTTGAAAAAGTACGTCAGGGGATCGGTTCCGACCCGCGTATTGGGTACCATTTTATCTATCCCGGCTGTGGTTATGGCGGCTCCTGTTTCCCGAAAGACGTTCAGGCATTGATTCGCACCGCCGAATCCATTGGTTATAATTCTCGTCTGCTACAGGCCGTTGAGGATGTTAACGACGCGCAGAAAATGAAACTGCCGGCATTTATTAAACGCCACTTCGGTGAAGACCTGAAAGGGAAAACCTTCGCGTTATGGGGCTTGGCGTTTAAACCTAACACCGATGATATGCGTGAAGCATCCAGCCGTGTGTTGATGGAGACATTGTGGGCGGCAGGCGCCACGGTGCAAGCGTTTGACCCGGAGGCGATGGATGAAGCTCAGCGTATTTATGGGCATCGTAGCGACCTTCGCTTAATGGGCACCAAAGAGGCTGCTTTGCAGGGGTGTGATGGTTTGGTGATTTGTACCGAATGGCAAAGCTTCCGTGCGCCAGATTTCGATCTGATCAAAAAATCGTTAAAACAGCCGGTCATTTTTGACGGACGAAATCTGTACGACCCCGAAAGGATTAATAAACGCGGCTTTACCTATTACGCCATTGGCCGCGGTGAATCTATCAAGCTGGCAGGCTAA
- the galU gene encoding UTP--glucose-1-phosphate uridylyltransferase GalU, with protein sequence MSAYKSKVKKAVIPVAGLGTRMLPATKAIPKEMLPLVDKPLIQYVVNECIAAGINEIVLVTHSSKNSIENHFDTSFELEAMLEKRVKRQLLDEIQSICPPHVTIMQVRQGIAKGLGHAVMCAHPLVGDEPVAVILPDVIIDEYESDPTKDNLAEMLQRFDETNRSQIMVEPVADVTAYGVVDCQGAELKPGDSSPMVGVVEKPKASEAPSNLAVVGRYVLSADIWPLLAKTPPGAGGEVQLTDSIAMLMEKETVEAYHLKGVSHDCGNKLGYMQAFVEYGIRHASLGSDFKQWLESAIGDKK encoded by the coding sequence ATGTCTGCCTATAAGTCCAAAGTAAAAAAAGCGGTAATCCCGGTTGCAGGTTTGGGGACGCGTATGCTGCCTGCTACCAAGGCAATTCCAAAAGAAATGTTACCGCTGGTTGATAAGCCGTTAATTCAGTATGTCGTTAACGAGTGTATCGCTGCGGGCATTAACGAAATTGTGTTGGTTACGCACTCTTCTAAAAACTCCATTGAGAACCACTTCGATACTAGCTTCGAGCTGGAAGCGATGTTGGAAAAACGCGTTAAGCGTCAGTTACTGGATGAAATCCAATCGATTTGTCCGCCGCACGTCACCATCATGCAGGTGCGTCAGGGGATCGCGAAAGGTCTGGGCCACGCAGTCATGTGCGCGCATCCGCTGGTGGGTGATGAGCCAGTCGCGGTGATTCTGCCAGACGTTATTATTGATGAATACGAATCTGATCCGACCAAAGATAACCTGGCTGAAATGCTGCAACGCTTTGATGAAACCAACCGTAGCCAGATTATGGTTGAGCCAGTTGCCGATGTTACCGCCTACGGTGTGGTTGATTGCCAGGGCGCAGAATTAAAACCGGGTGACAGTTCGCCAATGGTTGGCGTGGTTGAGAAACCAAAAGCCAGCGAAGCGCCTTCTAACCTTGCCGTTGTCGGGCGTTATGTGCTTTCCGCCGATATTTGGCCGCTGCTGGCAAAAACGCCTCCGGGAGCCGGTGGTGAAGTGCAATTGACGGATTCCATCGCCATGCTGATGGAAAAAGAGACCGTTGAGGCTTATCACCTGAAAGGTGTGAGCCACGATTGCGGTAACAAACTGGGCTACATGCAGGCCTTTGTTGAATATGGCATCCGGCATGCTTCGCTGGGTAGTGATTTTAAACAGTGGCTGGAAAGCGCCATCGGCGACAAAAAGTAA
- the rssB gene encoding two-component system response regulator RssB produces the protein MEKPLTGKKILIVEDEIVFRSLLENFLQALGAVICLAGDGLEAISMLQKITPDMIVCDLEMPRMNGIKLVEHIRTQGNQVPILVISATENMADIAHVLRLGVQDVLLKPVKNLERLREAVYECLYPSMFTSKVEEDEQLFQDWEALTRNPTAAAKLLKQLQPPVQQVIANCRVNYRQLTMAEQPGLVLDIAALSDKDLAFYCLDVTRAGDNGVLAALLLRALFNGLLQEQLSGQKQRLPELSNLLKQVNMLLRQANLKGQFPLLVGYYHQSLKNLILVSAGLNATLNINTHQIQLNNGVPLGTLGSTHLNQISQRCDAWQCQVWGAGGRLRLMLSAE, from the coding sequence ATGGAAAAACCATTAACAGGAAAAAAGATTCTCATCGTAGAAGATGAGATCGTTTTCCGCTCTCTGTTAGAAAATTTTTTGCAGGCTTTAGGCGCTGTCATCTGTTTGGCGGGCGATGGCCTTGAGGCCATTTCAATGCTGCAAAAAATAACGCCAGATATGATTGTGTGCGATTTAGAAATGCCGCGCATGAATGGAATCAAACTGGTGGAGCATATCCGTACCCAGGGAAATCAGGTTCCTATCTTAGTGATATCCGCCACTGAAAATATGGCGGACATCGCTCATGTACTGCGTCTTGGGGTACAGGATGTGTTGCTCAAGCCGGTTAAAAATCTTGAACGGTTGCGCGAGGCCGTCTATGAATGCCTCTATCCTTCAATGTTCACCTCAAAAGTCGAGGAAGATGAACAGCTATTTCAAGATTGGGAAGCGCTGACGCGTAATCCGACCGCCGCCGCAAAATTACTCAAACAACTTCAGCCTCCGGTGCAACAAGTTATCGCGAATTGCCGGGTTAACTATCGTCAGCTCACCATGGCAGAACAGCCGGGGCTGGTGTTAGACATCGCTGCGCTTTCCGATAAAGATTTAGCTTTCTACTGTCTTGATGTGACGCGAGCCGGGGATAACGGTGTTCTGGCCGCTTTATTATTACGCGCATTGTTTAACGGATTGTTGCAGGAACAGCTCTCGGGACAAAAACAGCGGCTGCCGGAATTAAGTAATCTACTGAAACAGGTCAATATGTTATTGCGTCAGGCGAATCTGAAAGGTCAGTTTCCCTTATTGGTTGGGTATTATCACCAAAGCCTGAAAAACCTGATCCTCGTTTCCGCTGGATTAAACGCCACGCTTAACATCAATACCCATCAAATACAGCTCAATAATGGCGTTCCGCTCGGCACGCTGGGCAGCACACATCTCAATCAAATAAGTCAACGTTGTGATGCCTGGCAGTGCCAGGTATGGGGCGCAGGCGGGCGCCTGCGTTTAATGCTGTCGGCGGAATAA
- the rssA gene encoding patatin-like phospholipase RssA, which produces MRQVKIGLALGSGAAKGWAHIGVIHALERAGIEIDVVAGCSVGALVGAAYASHHLPVMEKWVRSFSYWDVLRLMDLSWRRGGLLRGERVFNHVRRIVPHEAFEECGRRFGAVATNLSTGRELWLTEGDLHQAVRASCSMPGLLSPVPYNGYWLVDGAVVNPVPISLTRALGADIVIAVDLQHDAHLMQQDLLSVTPEGNNIVAESATTWGGRLRQQLGKMAQRRINHTPGAMEIMSTSIQVLENRLKRNRMAGDPPDVLIQPFCPQISTLDFHRAEEAIAAGKAAVEKKMDELLPLVRNR; this is translated from the coding sequence ATGAGACAGGTAAAAATTGGATTGGCGCTGGGTTCAGGCGCTGCCAAAGGATGGGCCCACATAGGCGTGATCCACGCGCTGGAACGCGCGGGGATCGAGATTGATGTGGTGGCAGGATGTTCGGTTGGCGCTTTAGTGGGTGCCGCGTACGCCAGCCATCATCTGCCAGTCATGGAGAAGTGGGTCCGCTCATTTAGCTACTGGGATGTGTTGCGGTTGATGGACCTTTCATGGCGGCGCGGCGGGTTGCTGCGCGGTGAACGCGTCTTCAATCATGTACGTCGAATCGTACCTCATGAAGCCTTTGAAGAGTGTGGGCGCCGGTTCGGCGCGGTGGCGACCAATCTCAGTACCGGGCGCGAACTTTGGCTGACGGAGGGGGACTTACATCAGGCGGTACGTGCATCCTGCAGCATGCCCGGCTTACTCTCGCCAGTGCCTTATAACGGTTACTGGTTGGTTGACGGCGCAGTCGTCAATCCGGTACCGATTTCGCTTACCCGTGCTTTAGGTGCCGATATTGTGATTGCGGTTGATTTGCAGCATGACGCGCATCTGATGCAGCAAGATTTATTGTCGGTCACGCCGGAAGGGAACAATATAGTAGCGGAGTCGGCGACGACATGGGGAGGCCGCTTGCGGCAACAGTTGGGGAAAATGGCGCAACGGCGTATCAACCATACGCCTGGCGCGATGGAGATTATGTCCACCTCGATTCAGGTGCTGGAAAACCGGTTAAAACGTAATCGCATGGCGGGCGATCCGCCAGATGTATTAATCCAGCCGTTCTGCCCGCAGATATCGACGCTTGATTTTCATCGAGCTGAAGAAGCGATAGCCGCGGGCAAAGCGGCTGTTGAAAAGAAAATGGATGAGCTTCTACCGCTTGTTCGAAACAGATAA
- a CDS encoding YchJ family metal-binding protein — protein sequence MSENCPCCSGLQYSLCCAPYLSGEAIVQTPQALMRSRYTAYSKQNAEYLVSTWHASCRTPQLTQVLSESFAATTWLSLNVNACEAGSHDNEGFVTFFARYLEKQRTGTLYERSRFLREDQRWYYIDGTTPQVGRNDRCPCGAEKKYKKCCGQ from the coding sequence GTGTCTGAAAACTGCCCATGCTGTAGCGGATTGCAGTATAGCCTATGTTGCGCCCCCTATCTAAGCGGCGAAGCCATTGTGCAAACGCCGCAGGCTTTAATGCGGTCACGCTATACCGCGTATAGCAAACAAAACGCCGAATACTTGGTGAGCACCTGGCATGCTAGTTGCCGGACGCCACAGTTGACACAGGTTCTGTCTGAAAGTTTTGCCGCAACCACGTGGTTAAGCTTGAATGTAAACGCTTGTGAGGCCGGAAGCCATGATAATGAAGGTTTTGTGACCTTTTTTGCGCGATACCTCGAGAAACAGCGTACCGGAACCCTGTATGAGCGTTCTCGCTTTCTTCGTGAGGATCAACGCTGGTACTATATTGATGGAACTACGCCGCAGGTAGGGCGTAATGATCGCTGCCCTTGTGGTGCCGAAAAAAAATACAAAAAATGCTGCGGCCAATAA
- the purU gene encoding formyltetrahydrofolate deformylase: MQAQTTQRKILRTICPDAKGLIAKITTICYQHELNIVQNNEFVDHRTGRFFMRTELEGIFNDEILLADLDAALPQGSVRELNAAGRRRVVILVTKEAHCLGDLLMKSAYGGLDVEIAAVIGNHATLQTLVERFEIPFVLVSHEGLTREEHDNKMAAEIDNFQPDYVVLAKYMRVLTPGFVQHFPNQIINIHHSFLPAFIGARPYHQAYERGVKIIGATAHYVNDNLDEGPIIMQDVIHVDHSYTAEEMMRAGRDVEKNVLSRALDKVLSQRVFVYGNRTIIL, encoded by the coding sequence ATGCAAGCGCAAACTACGCAACGAAAAATACTACGCACCATTTGCCCGGATGCCAAAGGGTTGATTGCCAAGATCACCACTATTTGTTACCAGCATGAATTGAATATCGTGCAGAACAATGAATTTGTCGATCATCGTACCGGTCGCTTTTTTATGCGCACCGAGCTTGAAGGCATCTTTAATGATGAGATTCTGTTGGCCGATCTTGATGCCGCATTGCCGCAAGGTTCAGTACGGGAACTGAATGCAGCCGGTCGTCGTCGGGTTGTCATTCTGGTGACCAAAGAGGCGCACTGTCTTGGCGATTTGTTGATGAAATCGGCCTATGGCGGTTTGGATGTTGAGATTGCGGCGGTAATTGGTAACCATGCGACGTTGCAGACTCTGGTCGAGCGGTTTGAGATTCCTTTTGTGCTGGTCAGCCACGAAGGGTTAACGCGTGAAGAGCATGACAATAAAATGGCGGCGGAGATTGATAATTTCCAACCAGACTATGTTGTTTTAGCCAAATATATGCGCGTATTGACGCCAGGGTTTGTGCAACATTTTCCAAATCAGATTATCAATATTCATCACTCGTTTCTGCCGGCCTTTATTGGTGCACGCCCTTATCATCAAGCCTATGAGCGTGGCGTTAAGATTATTGGCGCTACCGCGCATTACGTGAATGATAATTTGGATGAAGGGCCGATTATTATGCAAGACGTTATTCACGTTGATCATAGCTATACGGCGGAAGAGATGATGCGCGCTGGGCGTGATGTGGAGAAGAATGTACTGAGCCGGGCATTAGATAAGGTGCTGTCTCAGCGCGTGTTTGTTTACGGTAACCGAACGATTATTTTGTGA
- the xthA gene encoding exodeoxyribonuclease III: protein MKFISFNINGLRARPHQLAALIEQHQPDIIGLQETKVHDDMFPLEEIGKLGYNVFYHGQKGHYGVALMTKVQPVMVRRGFPDDGEEAQRRLIMAEIPSPIGDITVINGYFPQGESRDHPTKFPAKDKFYRDLQNYLEQNLQTDKPVLIMGDMNISSTDLDIGIGEESRKRWLRTGKCSFLPEEREWMTRLLKWGLVDTWRAANPDTNDRFSWFDYRSKGFDDNRGLRIDLLLASRPLAECCVDTGIDYQIRSMEKPSDHAPIWATFKL from the coding sequence ATGAAATTCATTTCCTTTAACATCAACGGGTTACGTGCACGCCCTCACCAACTGGCAGCATTAATCGAACAACATCAACCTGACATAATCGGCCTACAAGAAACCAAAGTTCATGATGATATGTTCCCGCTGGAAGAGATAGGTAAACTGGGTTACAACGTTTTTTACCACGGGCAAAAAGGCCACTATGGTGTGGCGCTAATGACCAAAGTGCAGCCAGTTATGGTACGTCGTGGCTTCCCGGATGACGGCGAAGAAGCGCAACGTCGTTTAATCATGGCCGAGATCCCCAGCCCAATCGGCGATATTACGGTAATCAACGGTTATTTTCCTCAGGGAGAAAGCCGCGACCACCCGACTAAGTTCCCGGCCAAAGATAAATTCTACCGCGATCTCCAAAATTACCTTGAGCAAAATCTCCAGACAGATAAACCCGTATTAATTATGGGTGATATGAATATCAGCTCAACCGATCTGGATATTGGTATCGGCGAAGAGAGCCGCAAACGCTGGTTACGCACCGGGAAATGTTCATTTTTGCCGGAAGAACGTGAATGGATGACTAGGCTGCTGAAATGGGGTTTAGTTGATACCTGGCGTGCCGCCAACCCAGACACTAACGATCGCTTCTCCTGGTTCGATTATCGTTCAAAAGGTTTTGATGATAACCGCGGTCTACGGATAGACTTACTCTTAGCCAGCCGCCCACTGGCAGAATGCTGTGTCGATACCGGTATTGATTACCAGATACGCAGTATGGAAAAACCTTCCGACCACGCCCCAATTTGGGCAACCTTTAAACTGTAG
- a CDS encoding YnjH family protein — protein sequence MKLSLVWALGVLLCAPALAQRVESLHSGGNTDVVVDMPPEVWTQGQNRQQSTPCAQCCLYENRSYSEGAVVKAEGILLQCTRDEKVLGTNPLVWRQLK from the coding sequence ATGAAATTATCGCTAGTATGGGCGTTAGGCGTGTTGCTTTGCGCCCCGGCCCTCGCGCAGCGCGTCGAGAGTTTGCATAGCGGCGGGAATACCGATGTGGTCGTGGATATGCCGCCAGAGGTGTGGACGCAGGGGCAAAATCGCCAGCAGTCGACACCTTGCGCGCAATGTTGCCTGTACGAAAATCGTAGTTACTCTGAAGGGGCGGTAGTGAAAGCCGAAGGAATTTTATTGCAGTGTACGCGTGATGAGAAGGTGTTAGGGACTAACCCGTTGGTCTGGCGCCAACTCAAATAA
- a CDS encoding DNA topoisomerase III, with protein MRLFIAEKPSLARAIADVLPKPHRRGEGYIACGNDQVVTWCVGHLLEQAQPDSYDSRYARWSLHDLPIIPQKWRLQPRPSVAKQLNVIKGLLEQASEVIHAGDPDREGQLLVDEVLDYLALPAEKREKVQRCLINDLNPQAVERAIGRLRENREFIPLCVSALARARADWLYGINMTRAYTLLGRNAGYDGVLSVGRVQTPVLGLVVRRDEEIENFIPKDFFEVKAHIVTPKEERFVALWQPSETCEPWQDEEGRLLHRPLAEHVVARITGQPAWVTSYHDKRENDTAPLPFSLSSLQIEAAKRYGLSAQMVLDTCQRLYETHKLITYPRSDSRYLPDEHFAGRHAVLNAIAAHQPDLTPPTDFDPDRKNRCWDDKKVDAHHAIIPTARSGKITLSENEANVYGLVARQYLMQFCPDAVYRKCVIELDIAGGKFVAKARFLAEAGWRALLGSKERDEENDGTPLPVVAKDDELLCERGEVVAKQTQPPRPFTDATLLSAMTGIARFVQDKELKKILRSTDGLGTEATRAGIIELLFKRAFLIKKGRYIHATEAGRALIHSLPEMAARPDMTAHWESTLTKISEKQCRYQDFMQPLVDTLQNLIYQARQQPSAQAFRGVPAPTKGNAKKTRRKSTKEKETE; from the coding sequence ATGCGCTTGTTTATTGCTGAAAAACCGAGTCTGGCGCGCGCCATTGCCGATGTATTACCGAAGCCGCACCGCCGTGGAGAGGGCTATATCGCCTGTGGTAACGACCAAGTGGTAACTTGGTGCGTCGGGCACTTACTGGAGCAGGCGCAGCCTGACAGCTATGACAGCCGTTATGCTCGCTGGTCACTGCATGATTTACCAATTATTCCGCAAAAATGGCGTTTGCAACCGCGGCCATCGGTAGCCAAACAACTCAATGTCATTAAGGGATTATTGGAACAGGCGAGCGAAGTTATTCATGCCGGTGACCCGGATCGTGAAGGGCAACTGCTGGTGGACGAAGTGTTGGATTATTTGGCCTTACCGGCGGAAAAACGCGAAAAGGTCCAACGCTGTTTGATTAATGACCTTAATCCGCAAGCGGTGGAGCGCGCAATCGGGCGTTTACGGGAAAACCGTGAGTTTATTCCTCTGTGTGTTTCAGCGCTGGCGCGCGCGCGCGCCGACTGGCTGTATGGCATCAATATGACTCGTGCTTATACTTTGCTGGGGCGCAATGCCGGTTATGATGGCGTGCTTTCGGTAGGTCGCGTACAGACCCCGGTGCTCGGTTTAGTGGTCCGGCGCGACGAAGAGATTGAAAACTTTATCCCGAAGGACTTTTTCGAGGTTAAAGCCCATATCGTCACGCCAAAAGAGGAGCGCTTTGTCGCCCTGTGGCAGCCGAGTGAAACCTGTGAGCCCTGGCAGGATGAAGAGGGGCGTTTATTACATCGCCCATTAGCCGAACACGTCGTGGCGCGGATTACCGGCCAACCGGCATGGGTTACCAGCTACCATGACAAGCGAGAAAATGATACCGCGCCGCTGCCTTTCTCGCTCTCCAGTTTGCAAATTGAGGCGGCGAAACGCTATGGACTCAGCGCTCAAATGGTTCTGGATACCTGCCAGCGTCTCTACGAAACCCATAAGTTGATTACTTATCCGCGTTCCGATAGCCGTTATCTTCCGGACGAGCATTTTGCCGGTCGCCATGCGGTGCTGAACGCCATTGCCGCGCATCAGCCGGATTTAACGCCGCCGACAGATTTCGATCCCGATCGTAAAAATCGCTGTTGGGATGATAAAAAAGTCGATGCGCATCATGCGATTATCCCTACCGCGCGCAGCGGAAAAATTACGCTGAGTGAAAACGAAGCCAATGTCTATGGGTTGGTTGCGCGTCAATATTTGATGCAGTTTTGCCCGGATGCGGTATATCGCAAATGCGTGATCGAACTGGATATTGCCGGCGGGAAATTTGTCGCTAAAGCGCGCTTTCTGGCCGAGGCCGGGTGGCGTGCTCTGTTGGGAAGTAAAGAACGAGACGAAGAGAATGACGGCACGCCGTTACCGGTGGTGGCGAAAGATGATGAGTTATTGTGTGAGCGTGGTGAAGTGGTGGCAAAACAGACACAGCCGCCGCGCCCGTTTACCGATGCCACATTGTTGTCTGCCATGACCGGGATTGCGCGTTTTGTTCAGGATAAAGAATTAAAGAAAATTCTGCGATCGACCGATGGTTTAGGAACCGAAGCCACCCGGGCGGGCATTATTGAACTGCTGTTTAAGCGTGCTTTTTTAATTAAAAAAGGGCGCTATATTCATGCTACCGAGGCCGGTAGGGCACTGATCCACTCGTTGCCCGAGATGGCGGCGCGGCCAGATATGACGGCGCACTGGGAATCGACGCTGACTAAAATCAGCGAAAAGCAGTGTCGTTATCAGGACTTTATGCAACCTTTGGTGGATACGCTGCAAAACTTGATTTATCAAGCCCGGCAGCAACCCAGCGCGCAGGCTTTTCGCGGTGTGCCGGCGCCCACCAAGGGTAATGCGAAAAAAACGCGCCGAAAATCGACCAAAGAGAAGGAAACTGAGTGA
- the selD gene encoding selenide, water dikinase SelD yields MSDAIRLTQYSHGAGCGCKISPKVLETILHSEAAAFHDPHLLVGNETRDDAAVYDLGTGSAVVSTTDFFMPIVDDPFDFGRIAATNAISDVYAMGGKPLMAIAILGWPIGTLAPEIARQVIEGGRSACQAAGIALAGGHSIDAPEPIFGLAVTGIVPTDRVKKNSAAEAGCKLFLTKPLGIGVLTTAEKKGLLKPEHQGQATEVMCRLNSAGAQFAELNGVTAMTDVTGFGLLGHLSEICQGSAVRAEVAFSAVPRLPGVDDYIAAGCVPGGTDRNFASYGHLIGPMQDSWRKLLCDPQTSGGLLVAVKPAAEAAFLEMTAQLDVPASLIGELFPAEAGRALIEITP; encoded by the coding sequence ATGAGTGATGCTATTCGCCTAACACAGTACAGCCACGGCGCTGGCTGTGGTTGCAAGATCTCCCCGAAAGTACTGGAAACCATTCTCCACAGCGAAGCCGCTGCTTTTCACGATCCCCATTTATTGGTCGGCAATGAAACGCGCGATGACGCAGCAGTGTACGATTTAGGTACCGGTTCAGCGGTTGTCAGCACCACCGATTTTTTTATGCCGATTGTCGATGACCCGTTCGATTTTGGCCGAATCGCCGCCACCAATGCGATTAGCGATGTTTATGCCATGGGTGGCAAGCCACTGATGGCGATCGCCATCCTGGGATGGCCAATCGGTACTTTGGCGCCCGAAATTGCCCGCCAGGTGATTGAGGGCGGGCGTAGCGCCTGTCAGGCGGCCGGTATTGCACTGGCTGGCGGCCACTCGATAGATGCGCCGGAACCCATTTTTGGCCTGGCCGTGACCGGCATTGTTCCCACCGATCGCGTGAAGAAAAATAGCGCCGCCGAGGCCGGTTGCAAACTGTTTTTAACTAAACCGCTGGGGATTGGCGTACTGACTACCGCCGAGAAGAAAGGACTGCTCAAACCGGAGCATCAAGGTCAGGCGACTGAAGTCATGTGCCGGTTGAATAGCGCCGGCGCGCAATTCGCTGAACTGAACGGCGTGACCGCGATGACTGATGTTACCGGCTTTGGGCTATTAGGGCATTTGAGCGAAATTTGCCAGGGTTCGGCGGTGCGCGCCGAAGTGGCGTTTAGCGCGGTGCCGCGCCTGCCGGGCGTGGATGATTATATTGCTGCCGGTTGCGTACCGGGCGGCACCGATCGTAATTTTGCCAGTTATGGACATCTAATTGGCCCTATGCAAGATTCCTGGCGCAAGTTACTGTGCGATCCCCAAACCTCGGGCGGCCTGTTAGTGGCGGTTAAACCTGCTGCCGAAGCAGCATTCCTTGAGATGACGGCACAACTTGACGTACCGGCTTCGTTGATTGGGGAACTGTTTCCGGCGGAAGCGGGGCGCGCATTGATTGAGATTACGCCATGA
- a CDS encoding NAD(P)H nitroreductase: MDALELLLNRRSASRLAEPAPAGEVLEKILHAGMRAPDHGTLQPWRFIIVENEGRDRFSALLEQAAREEEMDEKGREKARQAPYRAPMIITVVAHCDPHHKVPHWEQVVSAGCAVMAMQMAALAQGFNGIWRSGAWTENQAVREAFHCREQDVIVGFLYLGTPQLKSSTTVLPPDTRDFVSYF; the protein is encoded by the coding sequence ATGGATGCACTTGAGTTACTGCTTAATCGCCGTTCCGCCTCGCGTTTAGCGGAGCCGGCGCCAGCGGGTGAGGTCTTGGAAAAGATACTGCATGCCGGAATGCGCGCGCCCGATCACGGGACGTTGCAACCGTGGCGGTTTATTATTGTTGAAAATGAGGGACGAGATCGGTTTAGCGCCTTGCTGGAGCAAGCCGCGCGCGAAGAAGAAATGGATGAAAAAGGTCGCGAGAAAGCGCGGCAGGCGCCATATCGCGCGCCAATGATTATTACTGTTGTGGCACATTGCGACCCGCACCACAAAGTCCCGCATTGGGAGCAAGTGGTTTCCGCCGGTTGTGCGGTGATGGCGATGCAAATGGCGGCGCTGGCGCAAGGGTTTAACGGTATCTGGCGCAGCGGCGCCTGGACCGAGAATCAGGCGGTACGCGAGGCATTTCATTGCCGTGAGCAGGATGTTATCGTCGGCTTTCTCTATCTTGGCACGCCGCAGTTAAAATCTTCCACCACGGTTCTCCCTCCTGACACCCGCGACTTTGTCAGCTATTTCTGA